A genome region from Amblyraja radiata isolate CabotCenter1 chromosome 4, sAmbRad1.1.pri, whole genome shotgun sequence includes the following:
- the eef1e1 gene encoding eukaryotic translation elongation factor 1 epsilon-1 has product MVMAVPAGVELSALEETLGLGLGGGGERRYRQGDGGVPVLQTNNRPDLAGLTTIASHLVKVAKKEELLGTTPEKSAIVQQWLEYRVTHIDQCNTQDDKRTILKDLNCYLKDKVYLAGNNFTLADIMLYNGLHPIVAGLTHEDREKHVNVSRWFNHIQHYPGVRQHSAAVIFMKNRLYPTVH; this is encoded by the exons aTGGTGATGGCGGTGCCGGCTGGGGTTGAGTTGTCGGCGCTGGAGGAGACGCTGGGCCTGGGGCTGGGCGGCGGCGGGGAGCGGCGGTACCGCCAGGGCGATGGCGGG GTTCCGGTGCTACAGACAAACAACAGGCCTGATTTGGCGGGGTTGACAACCATTGCATCACATCTCGTAAAAGTAGCCAAAAAAGAGGAGCTATTGGGAACTACCCCTGAAAAGAGTGCTATAGTTCAGCAGTGGCTTGAATATAGGGTGACTCACATAGACCAGTGTAACACTCAAGATGATAAAAGGACGATTTTAAAG GATCTCAATTGCTATCTTAAAGATAAGGTTTACCTGGCAGGAAACAACTTCACTTTAGCAGATATCATGTTGTACAACGGTCTTCATCCTATTGTG GCTGGACTGACTCATGAAGATCGAGAAAAACACGTGAATGTGTCGCGATGGTTCAACCACATCCAACATTATCCTGGAGTCCGACAACATTCTGCTGCTGTCATCTTTATGAAAAACAGGCTCTACCCTACTGTCCACTAG